From one Lotus japonicus ecotype B-129 chromosome 3, LjGifu_v1.2 genomic stretch:
- the LOC130743640 gene encoding early nodulin-12A-like — MASYFLSLLVVFLAALILIPQGFNAEEDFYKHPKYGHQPIYKKPPHYKSPVYKPPYKKPPYKKYPPYGKHPPVEDNTHF; from the coding sequence ATGGCTTCTTATTTCTTATCCTTGCTAGTTGTGTTCCTTGCAGCTCTGATCCTCATCCCTCAAGGGTTTAATGCTGAGGAGGATTTCTACAAACACCCAAAGTATGGACATCAGCCTATCTACAAGAAGCCACCACATTACAAGTCACCTGTTTACAAGCCACCCTACAAGAAGCCACCATACAAGAAGTACCCTCCTTATGGTAAGCACCCTCCAGTTGAAGACAACACCCATTTCTAG